The nucleotide window CCATTTTCTGGCAGACAAGGGGCGTGGTCGCGGCTGTCTGATCTTCAACGGCCTCAGCGAGCTAAACACCGAAGACCTGCAGTCCTATGAACTTTTTCAGGACCAGTATGCGAATCTGACCGCTGGCCTTTCCAGACTGATTGAGCGCATCAAGAAAGAGGACACGGGATCATCGGAGATGGGCACACTCAGCCTGCACCATGTTCTGACCATCCTCATCGGCCTTGCGCATTATTCCAAGCTGGACCCGACAGAGAACCGGCTGGCAACCATCGGCCTTGATCAGCTTTCGGGCCTGTCACCACATTTCGCCAAACTGATCGACAGTG belongs to uncultured Cohaesibacter sp. and includes:
- a CDS encoding TetR/AcrR family transcriptional regulator, producing the protein MKIQRSSFYNSFGSREGILATVLDRYLESSPLHDLMKGGAIGEDQQPDLVLVDLIMDFSHFLADKGRGRGCLIFNGLSELNTEDLQSYELFQDQYANLTAGLSRLIERIKKEDTGSSEMGTLSLHHVLTILIGLAHYSKLDPTENRLATIGLDQLSGLSPHFAKLIDSEVRSRSRSEGLLMHA